In Chrysemys picta bellii isolate R12L10 chromosome 3, ASM1138683v2, whole genome shotgun sequence, a single genomic region encodes these proteins:
- the LOC135982264 gene encoding uncharacterized protein LOC135982264: MQSSPAVMAVQSGNRKRAPAWTDREVLDLIAVWGDESVLSELRSKRRNAKIYEKISKDMAERGYSRDATQCRVKIKELRQGYQKTKEANGRSGSHPQTSRFYEALHSILGAAATTTPPVTVDSEDGILSTAGSSDMLGDGEDEEGDEEGEAVGSSHNADFPDSQDLFITLTEIPYEASPAITPDTESGEGSATPSATVSQPSLESHSQRLARIRRRKKRTREDMFSELMASSQAQAAQQTQWRENLTRMHQANMDREERWRQEDQQATQTLLGLLREQTDTLRRLVDVLQERRQEDRAPLQSISNRPPPPPSPIPTSPKVQRRRGGRVPANSHSTPAESSSSRRLSFPKI, translated from the exons atgcagagctctccagcagtgatggccgtgcagtctgggaatagaaagagagccccagcatggactgatcgtgaagtcttggatctcatcgctgtgtggggcgatgagtccgtgctttccgagctgcgatccaaaagaaggaatgcaaagatctacgagaagatctctaaagacatggcagagagaggatacagccgggatgcaacgcagtgccgcgtgaaaatcaaggagctgagacaaggctaccagaagaccaaagaggcaaacggacgctccggatcccatccccagacatcccgtttctacgaggcactgcattccatcctcggtgctgccgccaccactaccccaccagtgaccgtggactctgaggatgggatactgtccacggccggttcctcagacatgttaggggacggggaagatgaggaaggagatgaggagggcgaggcagttggcagctctcacaacgctgatttccccgacagccaggatctcttcatcacccttacagagatcccctacgaagcgtccccagccattaccccggacacagaatctggtgaaggatcagcca ccccgtctgcgactgtctcacaacctagcctggaatcacactcccagaggctagcgcggattaggcgtaggaagaagaggacacgggaggacatgttctctgagcttatggcctcttcccaagcccaggcagcacagcagacccagtggcgggagaacttgacccgaatgcaccaagccaacatggatcgggaggagaggtggcggcaggaagaccagcaggcgactcaaacgctgcttggactactgagggagcaaacggacacgctccggcgccttgtggatgttctgcaggaacggaggcaggaggacagagccccgctgcagtccatctctaaccgccctcccccgccaccaagtcccatacccacctcacccaaagtgcaaagaaggagaggcggcagagtccctgctaactctcactccacccctgcagagagctctagtagcagaaggctctcatttcccaaaatttga